In one Nicotiana tomentosiformis chromosome 6, ASM39032v3, whole genome shotgun sequence genomic region, the following are encoded:
- the LOC104089159 gene encoding uncharacterized protein, whose product MFFDGAVNAKGVGIGAILILPMGQHYPSTARLRFFCTNNTAEYESCIMGMNMEIDMDVEELLIMGDSDLIIRYIPRFHNELADALATLAAMLPYPGNVHIDPLEIQIRERHGYCNTVEVEPNDQPWYHDIKRFLKTKEYPEQANGDQKRTIRRLASSFFLSGEVLYERTPDLNLLRLLLDDHGKGLLQFGSECHQCQIHGDLIHAPPLELNPMSLPWPFFAWGIIEPKASNGHRFILVSIDYFTKWVEVVTFKAITKKAVVDFVHSNIICHFGILKTIIIDNAANLNSHLMREVCKQFKITHRNSTPYRPKANGAVEVANKNIKKILRKMIQSSRQWHEKLPFALLGYRTTVRTSVGATPYLLVYGIEAVIPAEVEIPSLRIIVEAKIEDDEWVKTRLEKITSIDDKRMATVCHGQLYQQRMARAYNKKVQPRKFKVGQLILRRILPHHEEAKGKFTQNWKSLYIIKKL is encoded by the exons atgttctttgatggagctgtaaaTGCAAAGGGTGTTGGGATTGGGGCAATTTTGATTTTGCCCATGGGTCAGCACTATCCGTCTACAGCCCGGCTTCGGTTTTTCTGTACGAATAACACCGCTGAATATGAATCTTGCATCATGGGCATGAACATGGAAATTGATATGGATGTAGAAGAATTATTAATCATGGGAGATTCTGATTTGATCATTCG GTATATTCCTCGATTCCATAATGAGTTAGCTGATGCACTAGCTACCTTAGCTGCAATGCTGCCATATCCGGGCAACGTCCATATTGACCCATTGGAGATTCAAATCAGAGAAAGACATGGTTATTGCAACACAGTTGAAGTAGAACCAAATGACCAGCCATGGTATCATGATATTAAAAGGTTCTTGAAAACAAAGGAATACCCTGAGCAGGCCAATGGAGACCAAAAGAGAACCATTAGAAGGCTTGCCAGTAGTTTCTTCTTAAGCGGAGAAGTGTTGTATGAGAGAACTCCAGATCTGAATCTTTTAAG GTTAttactggatgaccatggaaaaggaTTGCTTCAGTTTGGTTCGGAGTGTCATCAGTGTCAGATACACGGTGACCTGATTCATGCACCGCCTTTAGAGTTGAATCCTATGTCATTACCTTGGCCGTTTTTTGCTTGGGGTATAATCGAGCCGAAAGCCTCAAATGGGCACAGGTTCATCTTGGTTTCCATtgattacttcacaaaatgggtcgaagttGTCACTTTTAAAGCcatcaccaagaaagcagtggtggaCTTCGTACATTCCAACATTATCTGTCATTTTGGTATTCTAAAAACCATCATTATCGACAATGCCGCAAATCTGAACAGTCATCTGATGAGGGAGGTATGCAAACAGTTTAAAATTACGCATCgtaattctaccccttaccgACCCAAAGCCAATGGTGCCGTTGAAGTGGCAAATAAAAACATCAAGAAGATCCTCAggaaaatgattcaaagttctagacaatggcatgagaagctgCCTTTTGCATTATTGGGATATCGCACAACCGTGCGCACATCGGTTGGGGCCACGccttacttattggtttatggcatTGAAGCAGTAATACctgcagaagttgaaattccctctcttcgaatcattgttgaagctaagatcgaggatgatgaatgggTCAAGACCCGGCTGGAAAAAATAACTAGCATTGATGATAAGCGGATGGCCACAGTTTGTcatgggcagttgtaccaacaaagaatggcccgtgcctacaacaagaaagtgcagcCCAGGAAATTCAAAGTGGGGcaactcattctgagacgtaTTCTCCCGCATCACGAGGAAGCAAAAGGAAAATTTACTCAAAATTGGAAAAGTCTGTACATTATAAAAAAACTGTAG
- the LOC138893889 gene encoding uncharacterized protein, whose product MDNDITILYHSHKANVVADALSRKAESMVSLAFIPVMERPLVLDDQALANRFVRLDISEPRRVLACIFVQSSLSECITVRKYDDLHLLVLTHVSQCLKCQQVKYEHQKLGGLLQKMDILE is encoded by the exons atGGAtaatgatatcactatcttgtatcattCACATAAGGCGAATGTGGTAGCAGATGCTTTaagtaggaaggcggagagtatggtgagtttggcatttattccaGTAATGGAGAGGCCTTTGGTTCTGGATgatcaggctttggccaacagatttgtgaggttggatatttctgagcctagGAGAGTTCTTGCTTGTATTTTTGTGCAGTCTTCCTTATCTGAGTGCATTACGGTTCGCAAGTATGATGAtcttcatttgcttgtccttac GCATGTTTCGCAGTGCTTGAAGTGTcaacaggtcaagtatgagcatcagaaactaGGTGGTCTGCTTCAGAAGATGGATATACTAGAGTGA